A genomic stretch from Ammospiza nelsoni isolate bAmmNel1 chromosome 32, bAmmNel1.pri, whole genome shotgun sequence includes:
- the LOC132085762 gene encoding uncharacterized protein LOC132085762, which produces MARDERATLLEVHQALSEEQFQNLKYLLGSKIPDGLVLQASRPELCLILLQRFPGNSLREIARILRQIGRSDLIQRFQLPLEEQIPEENPREPNRDTPNGTRDPTSGQHPGGIPAPPVNPRRLTEKDLMRVAKRLGKEWQEVGILHLGLEQSRLDQIQEENPNNSTMRSFEMLRDWQRRQREEATASQLLACLEDAHLDPEILNFLRSLQGN; this is translated from the coding sequence ATGGCGAGAGATGAGCGGGCAACGCTGCTGGAGGTGCACCAGGCGCTCTCGGAAGAACAATTCCAGAACCTGAAGTACCTTCTGGGAAGCAAAATTCCTGACGGGCTTGTGCTCCAGGCATCGCGCCCTGAGTTGTGCCTGATCCTCCTCCAGCGCTTCCCGGGGAATTCCCTGCGTGAGATCGCCAGGATCCTGCGGCAGATTGGCCGCTCCGACCTCATCCAGCGCTTCCAGCTGCCCCTGGAAGAGCAAATCCCGGAGGAAAACCCCAGGGAACCTAATAGGGACACCCCCAACGGGACCAGGGATCCCACTTCAGGACAGCATCCTGGAGGGATTCCAGCTCCACCCGTGAATCCCCGACGCTTGACAGAGAAGGATTTGATGAGAGTTGCCAAAAGATTGGGAAAAGAGTGGCAGGAGGTGGGAATTCTGCATCtagggctggagcagagcaggctggacCAGATCCAGGAGGAAAATCCGAACAATTCCACTATGAGGAGTTTCGAGATGCTGCGGGATTGGCAGCGGCGTCAGCGAGAGGAAGCCACGGCGTCCCAGCTCCTAGCCTGCCTTGAGGATGCCCACCTTGATCCCGAAATCCTCAACTTCCTCCGGAGCCTCCAGGGGAATTGA